Proteins encoded in a region of the Vicia villosa cultivar HV-30 ecotype Madison, WI linkage group LG5, Vvil1.0, whole genome shotgun sequence genome:
- the LOC131605461 gene encoding uncharacterized protein LOC131605461 — MASLFPRRGERWSPVSELRQLFSESRVKFMKEQFAKANNHNVTSFDQFNRTFNVKETIDHNEGLLRQEYRVLLEKWWCDYKKFQAFRMPCSHVIATCSYAYRYVLTLLSLIYKTDTLLGVYNNAFLVMAKEDYWPSYKGEVVWHNDMMQRKKKGLPNNTRIRTDMDDQENMKRKCIICHQVGHNRNNCPNRGATSTNQ, encoded by the coding sequence ATGGCTTCCCTTTTCCCAAGAAGAGGTGAACGGTGGAGTCCAGTTTCAGAGTTGAGACAACTGTTCAGTGAAAGCCGCGtgaaatttatgaaagaacaatTTGCTAAAGCCAACAATCATAATGTTACATCTTTCGACCAATTCAACCGCACCTTCAAtgtcaaagaaacaattgaccataaTGAAGGCCTCCTGAGACAAGAGTACAGGGTTCTGCTAGAAAAATGGTGGTGCGACTACAAaaagtttcaagcctttcgcatgccttgctcccatgtcatagCAACATGTTCATACGCGTACCGATATGTCTTAACACTCTTATCTCTCATTTACAAGACCGACACCTTGCTTGGAGTATACAACAATGCATTTCTagtgatggcaaaggaggattactggccttcGTATAAGGGGGAAgtagtttggcataatgacatgatgcaaagaaagaaaaagggtcTACCTAACAACACACGTATTAGAACCGATATGGATGATcaagaaaatatgaaaagaaaGTGTATCATATGTCATCAAGTCGGGCACAATAGAAATAATTGTCCTAATCGTGGAGCAACCTCCACCAACCAATAA
- the LOC131602518 gene encoding pentatricopeptide repeat-containing protein At1g10270-like, whose product MLLRRLLLRSLRSSTVPPISITVRSFAFSSAEEAAAERRRRKRRLRIEPPLNAIRPPPHQHQSRDPNAPRLPDSTSALVGPRLNLHNRVQSLIRAADLDAASAVARHSVFSSTRPTVFTCNAIIAAMYRAKRYNEAVALFHFFFNQSNLVPNIVSYNNLINTHCDEGRVDVALGIYRHIIAEAPFSPSPVTFRHLTKGLISVGRIDEALDLLREMLNKGHGADSLVYNNMILGFLELGNLDKANELFDELKERCLVYDGVVNATYMDWFFNQGRDKEAMDSYKSLMDRQFRMTPATCNVLLEVLLKHGRQKEAWELFDQMLDNHTPPNFQAVNSDTFNVMVNECFKLGKVDEAVATFRKVGTKPNSKPFIMDVAGYRNIISRYCESGMLSEAETLFQELCSKSLSPDVPTHTTLIDGYLKADRIDEALGIFNKMVDSGLRVVATFGNRVFDELIKNGKAVECAQILSKMGEKDPKPDPTCYEVVIKGLCNEGLLDKSKELLDEVMRYGVGVTSTLREFVTDVFKNDGRGEEIERLLDMNRAGYNPRPRPAYRPPPGRSPSQMSGTHNPTYGLPQQRPPLTSAQNQMAGVHNPVSEFPSQMAAPQRYQTQPSQVAGTHNQPSGYPTQMATQNSSPRFDTRTAGARYPPSEFPSQMAAPQRYQTPPSQVAGTQNQSSGLSAQMQVQNSPPNFDNRMAGAHNHHFPSGYQPQNSGQQHPQLPSQMIGQQLPPLPPQMGGMDRHPPWGASPPTNGLRMPAAGPSPNSTGQSHHPQYQYPPHMQRVSPQTTPNPYTPYEPSHQMAGHQPYGSPSGPQQRAEQPYPPSRFATPMSGQHYPLSGPTPPMSGSSLPSAKASGQYYAAPGTSQITGSNHPSSGAPPHFEEKHQQQLEVPEQVAV is encoded by the coding sequence ATGTTGTTACGCCGTCTTCTCCTCCGCTCTCTCCGTTCATCCACCGTACCTCCCATTTCCATCACCGTACGTTCCTTCGCCTTTTCCTCCGCCGAAGAAGCAGCGGCCGAGCGCCGTCGTCGTAAGCGAAGACTTCGCATCGAGCCTCCCTTGAACGCAATCCGTCCTCCACCTCACCAACACCAATCCCGCGACCCTAACGCTCCTCGCCTTCCCGATTCCACATCGGCGCTTGTAGGACCTCGACTCAACCTCCACAACCGTGTCCAATCCCTAATTCGCGCAGCTGACCTAGACGCCGCCTCCGCCGTTGCTCGCCATTCGGTATTCTCATCCACTCGCCCCACCGTGTTTACTTGCAACGCTATCATAGCTGCCATGTACCGCGCCAAGAGGTACAATGAAGCTGTTGCTCTTTTTCACTTCTTCTTCAATCAGTCTAACCTTGTTCCTAATATTGTTTCTTACAACAACTTGATCAATACTCACTGCGACGAAGGCCGCGTCGATGTGGCTCTTGGGATTTATCGCCACATCATTGCTGAAGCACCTTTTAGCCCTTCCCCTGTTACGTTTCGCCATCTTACTAAAGGTTTGATTAGTGTCGGTCGCATTGATGAAGCTCTTGATCTTTTGCGCGAGATGTTGAACAAAGGACACGGTGCTGATTCATTGGTTTATAATAATATGATATTGGGTTTTCTTGAGCTTGGTAATTTGGATAAGGCTAATGAGCTTTTTGATGAGCTTAAGGAAAGGTGTTTGGTTTATGATGGTGTTGTCAATGCTACTTACATGGATTGGTTCTTTAATCAGGGAAGAGATAAGGAGGCTATGGATTCTTACAAATCGTTAATGGATCGCCAGTTTAGGATGACCCCGGCAACTTGTAATGTTTTGTTGGAGGTTTTGCTTAAGCATGGTAGGCAAAAGGAGGCTTGGGAGTTGTTTGATCAGATGTTAGATAATCATACTCCTCCTAATTTTCAAGCTGTTAATTCTGATACTTTTAATGTCATGGTGAATGAGTGTTTTAAGCTTGGTAAGGTTGATGAAGCTGTTGCTACTTTTAGGAAGGTTGGAACCAAACCTAATTCTAAGCCTTTTATAATGGATGTTGCCGGGTATCGTAACATTATCTCTAGATATTGTGAGAGTGGGATGTTGTCTGAAGCTGAAACACTGTTTCAAGAGCTGTGCTCTAAGTCTTTGAGCCCGGATGTGCCTACTCACACGACTTTGATAGATGGGTATTTGAAAGCGGATAGGATTGATGAAGCCTTGGGGATATTTAACAAAATGGTGGATTCTGGTTTGAGGGTGGTTGCTACCTTTGGCAACAGGGTGTTTGATGAATTGATTAAGAATGGTAAAGCTGTTGAGTGTGCTCAGATTTTAAGCAAAATGGGAGAAAAAGATCCTAAGCCTGACCCCACTTGTTATGAGGTTGTGATCAAGGGGCTGTGTAATGAAGGTTTGTTGGATAAAAGCAAAGAGTTGTTGGACGAGGTTATGAGATATGGTGTTGGGGTAACTTCTACCTTGCGTGAATTTGTGACTGATGTTTTTAAAAATGACGGGAGAGGTGAGGAAATTGAGAGGCTCTTAGATATGAACCGAGCTGGATACAATCCCCGTCCAAGACCTGCATACCGTCCACCACCGGGAAGGTCCCCTTCTCAAATGTCTGGAACACATAACCCAACTTATGGGCTTCCACAACAGCGCCCACCATTGACTTCTGCTCAGAATCAGATGGCTGGGGTCCACAACCCAGTGTCTGAATTTCCATCTCAAATGGCAGCACCTCAGCGATACCAAACACAGCCTTCTCAAGTTGCAGGAACACATAACCAACCTTCTGGGTATCCAACTCAAATGGCAACACAAAACTCCTCACCACGCTTCGATACTCGAACGGCTGGAGCACGCTACCCGCCTTCTGAGTTTCCTTCTCAAATGGCAGCACCTCAACGATACCAAACACCGCCTTCTCAAGTGGCAGGAACGCAAAATCAATCTTCTGGATTATCGGCTCAAATGCAAGTACAAAATTCCCCACCAAACTTTGATAATCGAATGGCTGGAGCACATAACCACCACTTTCCCTCTGGATATCAACCTCAAAATTCAGGGCAGCAACACCCACAACTGCCTTCTCAAATGATAGGGCAGCAACTCCCACCACTGCCTCCTCAAATGGGAGGAATGGATCGTCACCCTCCATGGGGAGCATCTCCTCCAACAAATGGGTTGCGAATGCCAGCAGCTGGACCTTCTCCTAATTCAACAGGGCAGTCTCACCACCCTCAATACCAATATCCTCCTCATATGCAAAGGGTATCTCCTCAAACAACCCCAAATCCTTATACACCATATGAACCTTCTCATCAAATGGCAGGACATCAGCCATATGGATCACCATCTGGGCCCCAACAAAGGGCAGAGCAACCATATCCACCGTCAAGATTCGCTACTCCAATGTCAGGGCAACATTATCCACTGTCAGGGCCAACTCCTCCAATGTCAGGGTCTTCTCTTCCATCAGCTAAAGCATCAGGGCAATATTATGCAGCCCCAGGAACATCTCAGATTACAGGATCAAATCACCCATCATCAGGAGCCCCTCCTCACTTTGAAGAAAAACATCAACAGCAGTTAGAAGTTCCTGAACAGGTTGCAGTCTGA